In the genome of Bradyrhizobium arachidis, one region contains:
- a CDS encoding ATP-dependent DNA ligase yields MEAKSVDAIPRSKEWQYEPKWDGFRCLLSRDGGSIDLRSKSGEDLARYFPEIVSAALKLRADPFTLDGEIVVPQGKGFSFDALLQRIHPAASRVTKLAQETPALYLAFDLLATAREKQLAGKPLSERRPALEAFAKAHLKGSIFRLSPTTPSYATAKKWLVQSGGGSDGVIAKRVDLPYQAGNRDGMQKIKKFRSADCVVGGFRYATNKLAGRKVVGSLLLGLYDDKGLLHHVGFTSAIKTAAKPALTDRLEALIGEPGFTGNAPGGPSRWSTERSAKWCPLKPKLVIEVCYDHFSGERFRHGTSILRWRPDKAPRQCNFDQLKQKVADPMKLLKYP; encoded by the coding sequence ATGGAGGCGAAGTCGGTCGATGCCATCCCGCGCAGCAAGGAGTGGCAGTACGAGCCGAAATGGGATGGTTTTCGCTGCCTGCTGTCGCGTGATGGCGGCAGCATCGATCTGCGCTCGAAATCCGGCGAGGACCTCGCGCGCTATTTTCCCGAGATCGTCAGCGCTGCCTTGAAGCTGAGAGCGGACCCGTTCACGCTCGACGGCGAGATCGTGGTGCCGCAGGGCAAGGGCTTTTCCTTCGACGCGCTGCTGCAGCGGATTCATCCCGCCGCAAGCCGCGTGACGAAGCTCGCGCAGGAGACGCCGGCGCTGTATCTCGCCTTTGATCTGCTCGCGACAGCCAGGGAGAAGCAGCTTGCCGGAAAGCCGCTGAGCGAGCGGCGGCCGGCGTTGGAAGCATTTGCCAAGGCCCATCTGAAGGGCAGCATCTTCCGCCTCTCGCCGACGACGCCGAGCTACGCCACCGCGAAAAAATGGCTGGTGCAATCCGGCGGCGGCTCGGACGGCGTCATCGCCAAGCGCGTCGACCTGCCCTATCAGGCGGGAAACCGCGACGGCATGCAGAAGATCAAGAAATTCCGCAGCGCCGATTGCGTGGTCGGCGGCTTCCGCTACGCCACCAACAAGCTCGCCGGCCGCAAGGTGGTCGGCTCGCTGCTGCTCGGACTCTATGACGACAAAGGGCTACTGCATCATGTCGGCTTTACCTCGGCGATCAAGACCGCGGCAAAGCCTGCTCTGACCGATCGGCTGGAGGCGTTGATCGGCGAGCCCGGCTTCACCGGCAACGCGCCGGGCGGGCCGAGCCGCTGGTCCACCGAGCGCTCCGCAAAATGGTGCCCGCTCAAGCCAAAGCTGGTGATCGAGGTCTGCTACGACCATTTCAGCGGCGAGCGTTTTCGCCACGGCACCTCGATCCTGCGCTGGCGCCCCGACAAGGCACCGCGGCAATGCAATTTCGATCAGTTGAAACAGAAGGTGGCCGATCCGATGAAGCTGTTGAAGTACCCGTAG
- the addA gene encoding double-strand break repair helicase AddA produces the protein MVKLPRPIPDEVRARQARASDPTASAFVSANAGSGKTHVLVQRVIRLLLSGVPPEKILCITFTKAAAANMAERVFTTLGHWVTLDDTGLDAAIRAVGIPHPDRKLRRDARKLFACALETPGGLKVQTIHALCTRLLQQFPFEANVPARFAVIDERDQTDMMERANLKVLLEAARDPETVTGRALLTAMASAADVTFKEVVREACLSRDHFMAWTDEAGNAEAASAQMAAVLGVDASDRIEDVETEILDGPFLPRSRWDDIAFALEDGSKSDNDQASRLREAKVFSGAAQVDAYLCVFLTDEKLSRKAVLTKKFGEHNPSVARLFENEAQRLAGLIEKRRAVTMRDRTAALLHIATAAAANYRREKQERGLLDYDDLIDKTLAMLNRVSSGWVHYKLDRGVDHVLIDEAQDTSPRQWDIVAHIISEFTAGEGAREGLNRTVFAVGDEKQSIFSFQGADPHEFDTRKRELGRRFTAAGLKFDPVAFTYSFRSGAAILHSVDHVFREPQIYKSIHSVDIGQPLHNSLADAGPSVIELWDLAEADDRQEIEGWRAPFDGVAATSPEVKLARRIQTEIKRLVESGTLTGHAGERRPLRYGDMLILVRRRGNAFDAVIQALKHAGVPVAGADRLKLTEHIGIIDLMNLADALLLPQDDLALAVALKSPLFGLDDDDLFQLAHGRKGSLRRALGEHAAGSEKFTTVLRRLEACEIRAREETPFAFYAWLLGGDGGRARILRRLGHEANDALDEFLELALNYERKAPASLQGFMAWLRSADTEVKRDMEISRDEVRVMTVHGAKGLEASVVFMVDTTSSPADSQRVRLIHVPRGNGGEVVVWAGRKADDPKPVADARKAMLEETEDEYRRLLYVAMTRAADRLIVGGCMPGNMRTVRKLSWYDLIDTGLTGSGLAKETVETPLGKVTRFARPEDVAALGTPATTVDQSIALPDWLRTPAPSETADDDPVRPSGQSAEEGRSVRSGESVQSRALALQRGTLVHRLLQSLPDVATERRREAALGFMARNASDWTEGDRIALADKVLALIAEPRFAPVFAAGSRAEVAIVGKLERPGRPPALVSGQIDRLVVRPDEVLIVDFKTNQAAPKSAAEAPAAYVRQLALYRAVLARLYPQKPIRAVLLWTEALEYMEISAPALDAALASLHLGVSVLDPARGRS, from the coding sequence ATGGTAAAGCTGCCTCGCCCCATTCCCGACGAGGTGCGCGCGCGCCAGGCGCGTGCGTCCGATCCGACCGCGTCCGCGTTCGTGTCGGCCAATGCCGGTTCGGGCAAGACGCATGTGCTGGTGCAGCGCGTGATCCGTCTGTTGCTGTCGGGCGTGCCACCGGAAAAGATCCTCTGCATCACCTTCACCAAGGCCGCCGCCGCCAACATGGCCGAGCGCGTGTTCACCACGCTTGGTCATTGGGTGACGCTCGACGATACCGGCCTCGATGCCGCGATCCGCGCCGTCGGCATCCCCCACCCCGATCGCAAATTGCGGCGCGACGCGCGAAAACTGTTTGCCTGCGCGCTGGAGACGCCGGGCGGATTGAAGGTGCAGACCATCCACGCGCTGTGCACCCGCCTGCTGCAGCAGTTTCCATTCGAGGCCAACGTGCCGGCACGCTTCGCCGTGATCGACGAGCGCGACCAGACCGACATGATGGAGCGCGCCAACCTGAAGGTGCTGCTGGAGGCCGCACGCGATCCGGAAACCGTCACCGGCCGCGCGCTGCTGACGGCGATGGCCAGCGCCGCCGACGTCACCTTCAAGGAGGTCGTCCGCGAGGCGTGCCTGAGCCGCGACCATTTCATGGCCTGGACCGACGAGGCCGGCAACGCTGAAGCCGCTTCCGCGCAGATGGCGGCGGTTCTTGGCGTCGATGCCAGCGACCGCATCGAGGACGTCGAGACGGAGATTCTCGACGGCCCGTTCCTGCCGCGCTCGCGCTGGGACGATATCGCCTTTGCGCTGGAGGATGGCAGCAAGTCCGACAACGACCAGGCCAGCCGCCTCCGCGAGGCAAAAGTGTTCTCCGGCGCGGCGCAGGTCGATGCCTATCTCTGCGTCTTCCTCACCGACGAGAAGCTGTCGCGCAAGGCGGTGCTGACCAAGAAGTTCGGTGAGCACAATCCGTCCGTCGCGCGCCTGTTCGAGAACGAGGCGCAGCGCCTCGCTGGACTGATCGAGAAGCGCCGCGCGGTGACCATGCGCGACCGCACCGCGGCGCTCCTGCATATCGCGACTGCCGCCGCGGCAAACTACCGCCGCGAGAAGCAGGAACGCGGCCTGCTCGACTACGACGACCTCATCGACAAGACGCTGGCGATGCTGAACCGCGTCTCCTCGGGCTGGGTGCACTACAAGCTCGACCGCGGCGTCGATCATGTCCTGATCGACGAGGCCCAGGACACCAGCCCGCGGCAATGGGACATCGTCGCGCACATCATCTCGGAGTTCACGGCCGGCGAAGGCGCGCGCGAGGGACTGAACCGCACGGTCTTCGCCGTCGGCGACGAGAAGCAGTCGATCTTCTCGTTCCAGGGGGCTGACCCACACGAATTCGATACGCGCAAGCGGGAGCTAGGCCGCAGATTCACCGCTGCAGGGCTGAAGTTCGATCCAGTCGCCTTCACCTATTCGTTCCGCTCGGGCGCCGCGATCCTGCACTCGGTCGATCACGTCTTCCGCGAGCCCCAGATCTACAAGAGCATCCATTCGGTCGACATTGGCCAGCCTCTGCACAATTCGCTCGCCGACGCCGGACCCAGCGTGATCGAGCTGTGGGACCTTGCGGAGGCCGACGACCGGCAGGAGATCGAGGGCTGGCGCGCGCCGTTCGATGGCGTTGCCGCCACTAGCCCCGAAGTCAAGCTCGCGCGCCGCATCCAGACCGAGATCAAGCGGCTGGTCGAGAGCGGCACGCTGACCGGGCACGCAGGCGAGCGCCGTCCCTTGCGTTACGGCGACATGCTGATCCTGGTGCGTCGGCGCGGCAACGCGTTCGATGCGGTGATCCAGGCGCTGAAGCACGCTGGTGTCCCGGTCGCCGGCGCCGACCGGCTCAAGCTCACCGAGCACATCGGCATCATCGACCTGATGAATCTTGCCGACGCGCTGCTGCTGCCGCAGGACGATCTCGCGCTCGCGGTCGCGCTGAAGAGCCCACTGTTCGGGCTCGACGACGACGATTTGTTTCAGCTCGCCCATGGCCGCAAGGGATCGCTGCGCCGCGCGCTCGGCGAGCATGCGGCCGGAAGCGAGAAGTTCACGACGGTGCTGCGGCGCCTGGAAGCCTGCGAAATCCGTGCCCGCGAGGAGACGCCGTTCGCCTTCTACGCCTGGCTGCTCGGCGGCGACGGCGGGCGCGCGCGCATCCTGCGCCGGCTCGGCCATGAGGCCAACGACGCGCTCGACGAATTCCTGGAGCTGGCGCTGAACTATGAGCGCAAGGCGCCGGCCTCGCTGCAGGGTTTTATGGCCTGGCTGCGCTCGGCCGACACCGAGGTGAAGCGCGACATGGAGATTTCGCGGGACGAGGTGCGGGTGATGACCGTGCACGGCGCCAAGGGCCTCGAGGCCTCGGTCGTGTTCATGGTCGACACCACGTCGTCGCCCGCGGACTCGCAGCGGGTCCGGCTGATCCACGTGCCGCGCGGCAATGGCGGCGAGGTCGTGGTCTGGGCTGGGCGCAAGGCAGACGATCCCAAGCCCGTCGCAGACGCGCGCAAGGCGATGCTGGAAGAAACCGAGGACGAATATCGCCGCCTGCTCTATGTCGCGATGACGCGCGCGGCCGACCGGCTGATCGTCGGCGGATGCATGCCCGGCAACATGCGGACGGTGCGGAAGCTGAGCTGGTACGACCTGATCGACACCGGGCTCACCGGCTCGGGTCTTGCCAAGGAGACAGTCGAGACGCCGCTCGGCAAGGTGACCCGATTCGCGCGGCCGGAGGATGTCGCTGCGCTCGGCACGCCGGCGACGACCGTGGACCAATCGATCGCATTGCCGGATTGGCTGCGGACACCGGCGCCGAGCGAAACCGCCGACGACGATCCCGTGCGCCCCTCCGGCCAGTCGGCCGAGGAGGGCCGCTCGGTGCGATCAGGCGAATCGGTCCAGTCCCGCGCGCTGGCATTGCAGCGCGGCACGCTGGTGCACCGGCTGCTGCAATCCCTGCCCGACGTTGCCACCGAGCGCCGGCGCGAGGCCGCGCTCGGCTTCATGGCGCGCAACGCCTCGGACTGGACGGAGGGCGATCGCATCGCGCTCGCCGACAAGGTGCTCGCCTTGATCGCCGAGCCGCGCTTCGCCCCAGTCTTCGCCGCCGGCAGCCGGGCGGAGGTTGCCATCGTCGGCAAGCTCGAACGGCCGGGCCGGCCGCCGGCGCTGGTGTCGGGCCAGATCGACAGGCTGGTCGTGCGTCCGGATGAGGTTCTGATCGTCGATTTCAAGACCAACCAGGCCGCGCCCAAGAGCGCGGCTGAGGCGCCGGCGGCCTATGTCCGGCAGCTTGCCCTTTACCGGGCGGTGCTGGCCCGGCTTTATCCCCAAAAGCCCATCCGCGCCGTCCTGCTCTGGACCGAGGCCCTTGAATATATGGAGATTTCGGCCCCCGCGCTGGACGCGGCGCTGGCATCCCTTCATCTCGGTGTGAGCGTCCTTGACCCGGCAAGGGGCCGTTCATAG
- the trxA gene encoding thioredoxin, with product MAVSKVSDADFEAEVLKANGPVVVDFWAEWCGPCRMIAPALDEIAGAMGDKVKIVKLNVDESPKTASKYGVMSIPTLMIFKGGEMASRQVGAAPKAKLQQWITSAV from the coding sequence ATGGCCGTTAGCAAGGTTTCCGACGCCGATTTCGAAGCCGAAGTGCTCAAGGCGAACGGCCCCGTGGTCGTCGATTTCTGGGCCGAATGGTGCGGCCCCTGCCGCATGATCGCCCCCGCCCTCGACGAGATCGCCGGCGCGATGGGCGACAAGGTCAAGATCGTGAAGCTCAATGTCGACGAGAGCCCGAAGACCGCGTCCAAGTACGGCGTGATGTCGATCCCGACCCTGATGATCTTCAAGGGCGGCGAGATGGCCTCCCGCCAGGTCGGCGCGGCGCCGAAGGCGAAGCTGCAGCAGTGGATCACCTCCGCGGTCTGA
- a CDS encoding bifunctional folylpolyglutamate synthase/dihydrofolate synthase, translating into MNASADNAKPSLDALIGRLSALHQKRIDLGLERMHRLLERLGHPERKLPPVIHIAGTNGKGSTLAYLRATLEAAGLRVHAYTSPYLVRINECFRLGRVGGGALVGDDELRAALEEVERVNAGEAATVFELKTAAAFLLFAQNPADVVLLEVGLGGRLDSTNVIDAPAACVITPVSMDHMDFLGDTLTSIAAEKAAIIKRGVPVICAEQTGEAMAVIEAQAKRMRAPLFAANESWHVNVEHGRLVYSDERGLMDLAAPRLFGRHQFDNAGLAIATLRAVPSFRINHAAFEAGIVGAEWPARMQRITTGALLPWGPQGSEIWLDGGHNAEGGRVAAAALGDLEERVSRPLVVIAGMMANKDALGFLANFAGLTRHIIAVPIPDTENAMPVDRLADAARSLGMRVEPAPGIEAALRALAKLAYEVPPRILITGSLYLAGHVLAINGTPPA; encoded by the coding sequence GTGAACGCGTCCGCTGATAACGCAAAGCCGTCGCTCGACGCATTGATCGGGCGGCTGTCGGCCCTGCATCAGAAGCGCATCGATCTGGGCCTTGAGCGGATGCACCGCCTGCTCGAGCGGCTCGGACACCCCGAGCGCAAGCTGCCGCCGGTGATCCACATCGCCGGCACCAACGGCAAGGGCTCGACGCTCGCTTATCTGCGCGCGACGCTGGAAGCCGCCGGCCTGCGCGTCCACGCCTACACCTCGCCCTATCTCGTCCGCATCAACGAATGTTTTCGCCTTGGTCGCGTCGGTGGCGGCGCGCTCGTCGGCGACGACGAGCTGCGCGCGGCGCTCGAAGAGGTCGAACGCGTCAATGCCGGCGAGGCCGCGACGGTGTTCGAGCTGAAGACCGCTGCCGCCTTCCTTCTCTTCGCGCAGAACCCGGCCGACGTCGTGCTGCTCGAAGTCGGCCTCGGCGGCCGGCTCGATTCGACCAACGTGATCGACGCGCCAGCCGCCTGCGTGATCACGCCGGTCAGCATGGACCACATGGATTTCCTCGGCGACACGCTGACGTCGATCGCCGCTGAGAAGGCAGCGATCATCAAGCGCGGCGTGCCCGTGATTTGCGCCGAGCAGACGGGCGAGGCGATGGCTGTGATCGAGGCGCAAGCCAAGCGCATGCGCGCGCCACTGTTTGCCGCGAACGAGAGCTGGCACGTCAATGTCGAGCACGGACGCCTGGTCTATTCCGACGAGCGCGGCCTGATGGATCTCGCCGCACCGCGCCTGTTCGGCCGCCACCAGTTCGACAATGCAGGCCTTGCGATCGCGACGCTGCGCGCGGTCCCGAGTTTCAGGATCAATCACGCGGCATTCGAGGCCGGCATCGTCGGTGCGGAATGGCCGGCGCGGATGCAGCGCATCACCACGGGCGCGCTGCTTCCTTGGGGGCCGCAGGGTTCGGAGATCTGGCTCGACGGTGGCCACAATGCCGAAGGCGGACGCGTTGCGGCCGCCGCTCTCGGCGATCTCGAGGAGCGGGTGTCGCGGCCGCTGGTCGTGATCGCCGGCATGATGGCCAACAAGGACGCGCTGGGCTTTCTCGCCAATTTCGCCGGCCTCACCCGTCACATCATCGCGGTGCCGATTCCCGATACCGAGAATGCGATGCCGGTCGACCGCCTCGCCGATGCGGCGCGCAGCCTCGGCATGCGGGTCGAGCCTGCGCCCGGCATCGAGGCTGCGCTGCGCGCCCTGGCGAAGCTGGCTTACGAGGTGCCCCCGCGCATCCTGATCACTGGCTCGCTCTATCTTGCCGGCCACGTGCTCGCCATCAACGGCACGCCCCCTGCATAG
- the addB gene encoding double-strand break repair protein AddB, translating into MRVVSVPLSVPFLRTVVSSLLDGRLVDGFEARKEPARLTDVTLYLPTRRAMRVVREIFLDEMKADAVVLPRIVALGDIDEDELAFADEGEQFSGLAPLDIPPRLGELERRLTLAQLVAAWAKGPVLSPLVVGGPASTLALAGDLARLIDDIVTRGVDWSALDGLVPDMLDRYWQHSLEFLRIARIAWPGHLAEINRIEPAARRDLLIAAEARRLTAHPHGPVIAAGSTGSMPATAKFLHAVASLPHGAVVLPGLDTDLDDDAWRTIGGVRDSLGKFAEHPASNHPQYAMHALLDRFGIKRSDVEILQPPADGGRDLLASESMRPSAKTEVWHDRLKQPDVAAKIAGGMKNLAVVEAPNPEMEALAIAIAMREARHLDKSAALVTPDRALARRVMAALTRWNLDFDDSGGDVLMETSAGVFARLVAEAATKGLEPPTLLAMLKHPLCRLGRAPSAWKMAIEGLELAVLRGTRPPAGTGGLLREFNRFRDELTKLWRSELSALHKAEPRARLKAEDLDRIQTLIDTLQKALAPIESLASSKPFDFAELAHRHREIMIELSRDEQGIPLAFEEREGLALASAFDDLLRGGTTSGLMVTLPDYADVFQTAFSDRAVRRRDKPGARLQIYGPLESRLMQADRIIVGGLIEGVWPPAPRIDPWLSRPMRHELGLDLPERRIGLSAHDFAQLLGGDEVILTHSAKAGGAPAVASRFLHRLEAVAGDELWKAAIRAGEKYVQFAGALDQPAEVRPIKQPEPRPPRATRPLSMSVTAIEDWLRDPYTIYAKYILRLDALDPVDMPLSAADRGSAIHDAIGEFTEQYTTRLPDDPARVLRAIGEKHFAPLMERPEARALWWPRFQRIARWFGEWETARRDAIEAITAETRGEISITLDNNRSFRLSARADRIERHQGGGYAILDYKTGQPPTGKQVRMGLSPQLTLEAAILREGGFPEIDAGSSVSQLVYVRLSGNNPPGEERILELKYKPGDEPQPPDTAAAEARAKLEALIRAFEDENQPYTSLNLPMWTNRYGAYDDLARIKEWSAAGGLGIEEW; encoded by the coding sequence ATGCGCGTCGTCAGCGTTCCCCTCTCAGTTCCATTCCTGCGCACGGTCGTCTCGAGCCTGCTCGACGGCCGGCTGGTCGATGGATTCGAGGCGCGCAAGGAACCGGCGCGGCTGACCGACGTCACGCTGTATTTGCCGACACGACGCGCCATGCGCGTTGTCCGCGAGATCTTCCTCGACGAGATGAAGGCCGATGCCGTGGTGCTGCCGCGCATCGTCGCGCTCGGTGACATCGACGAGGACGAGCTCGCTTTCGCCGACGAAGGCGAGCAGTTTTCGGGCCTGGCGCCGCTCGACATTCCGCCGCGGCTCGGCGAGCTGGAACGGCGGCTGACACTGGCGCAGCTCGTCGCGGCGTGGGCCAAGGGCCCGGTGCTGTCGCCGCTGGTTGTCGGCGGGCCCGCCTCGACGCTGGCGCTGGCCGGCGATCTCGCGCGGCTGATCGACGATATTGTCACGCGCGGCGTCGACTGGAGCGCGCTCGACGGGCTCGTGCCTGACATGCTCGACCGCTACTGGCAGCATTCGCTCGAATTTTTGCGCATCGCCCGCATCGCCTGGCCTGGGCATCTGGCCGAGATCAACCGCATCGAGCCCGCGGCGCGGCGCGACCTCTTGATCGCTGCCGAAGCAAGGCGCCTGACCGCACATCCTCATGGCCCCGTCATTGCGGCCGGTTCGACCGGCTCGATGCCCGCCACCGCAAAATTCCTGCATGCGGTCGCTTCGCTGCCGCATGGCGCGGTCGTGCTGCCGGGCCTCGACACCGATCTCGACGACGACGCCTGGCGCACCATCGGCGGCGTGCGCGATTCGCTCGGCAAGTTCGCCGAGCATCCGGCCTCGAACCATCCACAATATGCCATGCACGCGCTGCTGGATCGCTTCGGCATCAAGCGCAGCGACGTCGAGATCCTCCAGCCGCCGGCGGACGGCGGCCGCGATCTGCTCGCCTCCGAATCGATGCGGCCGTCGGCCAAGACGGAGGTCTGGCACGATCGGCTAAAGCAACCGGATGTCGCCGCGAAGATCGCTGGCGGCATGAAAAATCTCGCGGTGGTCGAAGCCCCCAATCCCGAGATGGAAGCGCTCGCGATCGCCATTGCGATGCGCGAGGCGCGGCATCTCGATAAGTCCGCAGCGCTGGTGACGCCGGATCGCGCGCTGGCGCGGCGGGTCATGGCGGCACTGACGCGATGGAATCTCGATTTCGACGATTCCGGCGGCGACGTGCTGATGGAAACCTCCGCCGGCGTCTTTGCACGCCTGGTGGCGGAAGCCGCGACCAAGGGACTGGAACCGCCGACGCTGCTGGCGATGCTGAAACATCCGCTGTGCCGGCTCGGCCGCGCGCCCAGCGCGTGGAAGATGGCGATCGAGGGCCTTGAGCTCGCGGTGCTGCGCGGCACGCGCCCGCCTGCGGGCACGGGCGGCCTCTTGCGCGAGTTCAATCGCTTTCGCGACGAGCTGACAAAGCTGTGGCGTAGCGAGCTCTCCGCACTCCACAAGGCCGAGCCGCGCGCACGTCTCAAGGCCGAAGACCTCGATCGTATCCAGACGCTGATCGACACCTTGCAGAAGGCCTTGGCGCCGATCGAGAGCCTCGCATCGTCAAAGCCATTCGACTTTGCCGAGCTCGCGCACCGGCATCGCGAGATCATGATCGAGCTATCGCGCGACGAGCAGGGCATTCCGCTCGCCTTCGAGGAGCGCGAAGGCCTCGCACTCGCTTCCGCCTTCGACGATCTGCTGCGCGGCGGCACCACCAGCGGACTGATGGTGACGCTGCCTGATTATGCCGACGTGTTCCAGACCGCGTTCAGCGATCGCGCGGTGCGGCGGCGCGACAAGCCCGGCGCGCGCTTGCAGATCTATGGCCCGCTGGAATCGCGCCTGATGCAGGCCGACCGCATTATCGTCGGCGGGCTGATCGAAGGCGTCTGGCCGCCCGCGCCGCGGATCGATCCCTGGCTGAGCCGGCCGATGCGGCATGAGCTGGGCCTCGATCTGCCGGAACGCCGCATCGGCCTCTCCGCGCACGACTTCGCGCAACTGCTCGGCGGCGACGAGGTGATCCTCACCCATTCCGCCAAGGCGGGCGGCGCGCCGGCGGTAGCCTCGCGTTTCCTGCATCGGCTCGAAGCAGTCGCGGGTGACGAGCTCTGGAAGGCTGCCATCCGCGCCGGCGAGAAGTACGTGCAGTTCGCGGGCGCGCTCGACCAGCCCGCCGAGGTCAGGCCGATCAAGCAGCCCGAGCCGCGGCCACCGCGCGCGACGCGGCCGCTGAGCATGTCGGTGACCGCGATCGAGGACTGGCTGCGCGATCCCTACACGATCTATGCAAAATACATCCTGCGGCTCGATGCGCTCGATCCCGTCGACATGCCGCTCTCGGCCGCCGACCGCGGCTCGGCAATCCATGATGCGATCGGCGAGTTCACGGAGCAATATACGACGCGCCTGCCCGACGACCCCGCCCGCGTGTTGCGCGCGATCGGCGAAAAGCATTTTGCGCCGCTGATGGAGCGGCCTGAAGCGCGGGCGCTGTGGTGGCCGCGTTTCCAGCGCATCGCGCGCTGGTTCGGCGAATGGGAGACCGCGCGGCGCGATGCGATCGAGGCGATCACGGCGGAGACGCGCGGTGAGATCTCGATCACGCTCGACAACAACCGCAGCTTCCGCCTCTCCGCCCGCGCCGATCGCATCGAGCGGCACCAGGGCGGCGGCTATGCCATCCTCGACTACAAGACCGGCCAGCCGCCGACCGGCAAGCAGGTCCGCATGGGCCTGTCACCGCAGCTCACGCTGGAGGCCGCGATCCTGCGCGAGGGCGGTTTCCCCGAGATCGACGCCGGTTCGTCCGTGAGCCAGCTCGTCTATGTGCGCCTGAGCGGCAACAATCCGCCCGGGGAGGAGCGCATCCTCGAGCTCAAATACAAGCCGGGTGACGAGCCGCAGCCGCCGGACACCGCAGCTGCGGAAGCGCGGGCCAAGCTGGAGGCGCTGATCCGCGCCTTCGAGGACGAGAACCAGCCCTACACCTCGCTGAACCTGCCGATGTGGACCAACCGTTACGGCGCCTATGACGATCTCGCCCGGATCAAGGAATGGTCCGCGGCCGGCGGCCTGGGGATCGAGGAATGGTAA
- a CDS encoding metallophosphoesterase family protein, with protein MRFAAIADVHGNYLALEAVLADIRALDITDILNLGDMLSGPLDARRTIEILMKLDAVHVLGNHDRYLLDRPPEKMGSWDRPAHAQLNVAQLDWLRAQPMTRVFRDQVFLCHATPDNDEVYWLDTVHPDGTVALSPLDRIEQLAQGVTLPLILCAHTHLARAVRLRDSRLIVNPGSVGSPGYRDRHPFPHVVEAGTPHARYAILELANGAWQVTFRHVAYDHETMAALARRNGQAELANALATGWIK; from the coding sequence ATGCGTTTTGCCGCGATTGCCGACGTCCACGGAAACTATCTCGCGCTGGAGGCGGTGCTCGCCGACATCCGCGCCCTCGATATCACTGACATCCTCAATCTCGGCGACATGCTGAGCGGACCGCTCGATGCGCGTCGGACCATCGAGATATTGATGAAGCTCGACGCCGTCCACGTGCTCGGCAATCACGACCGCTATCTGCTCGACCGTCCGCCGGAAAAGATGGGCTCGTGGGACCGCCCCGCGCATGCGCAGCTCAATGTGGCGCAGCTCGACTGGCTGCGCGCGCAGCCGATGACGCGGGTGTTTCGCGATCAGGTATTCCTCTGCCACGCGACGCCTGACAACGATGAAGTCTACTGGCTCGACACCGTGCATCCCGATGGCACGGTGGCGCTATCGCCGCTGGACCGCATCGAGCAGCTCGCGCAAGGCGTCACGCTGCCGCTAATCCTCTGCGCTCACACCCATCTCGCCCGCGCGGTGCGCTTGCGCGATAGCCGGCTGATCGTCAATCCCGGCAGCGTCGGCAGCCCCGGCTATCGCGACAGGCATCCGTTCCCGCATGTCGTCGAAGCCGGAACGCCGCACGCGCGCTATGCGATCCTCGAACTCGCTAACGGCGCCTGGCAGGTGACGTTCCGCCACGTCGCGTACGATCACGAGACGATGGCCGCGCTCGCACGCCGCAATGGCCAGGCGGAGTTGGCGAACGCGCTAGCGACGGGCTGGATCAAATAG